The genomic segment CCAACATTGCTCACAGCAGAGGCAGGGTAGTCAAAGTTTCTGCTCAGGCAAACACGTCAAAAGCTCAGTTAAGTACCAAGAAGGTGCTCCAGAGCAAGAACATGGATCATGCAAAAGCTCGGGAAGTATTGAAAATTGCCAAAGAAAAGGCACAGAAGAAGCAAAGTGAAACCTCCacttccaaaaacacacactCGAAAGTCCATTTCACACGTCGCTATCAGAATCCTAGCTCAGGTTCCCTCCCACCTCGGGTGCGTTTAAAACCACAAAGGTACAGGAACGAAGAAAATGACTCTTCTCTgaagacaggactggagaaaattcggAGTGGCAAGCTGGCCCCTAAGCCGCAGTCTCGCTGCACCTCCACCCGCTCAGCAGGTGAGGCCCCTTCAGAAAATCAGAGTCCCTCAGAAGGCCCGGAAGAGGCCGCCAGTGAGGTTCAGGACACAAGCGAAGTGTATGTGCCCGGTGAGCAGGAGGATCTGCAGACGGTGGGCCAAAAGGGCAGCAAAAGCAATCTCTCTGTTTACCTGACCCTAAATCAAGAGAAATCTGACTCTTGCAGTGCTTCAGTGTGTAGCATTGATAGCATGGATGATGTGAAATCCTCCAACTCGGAGTGTAGCTCTTCTGAGAGCTTTGTCTTTCCTCCAGGCAGTATGCGTGCaccttccacttcctcctcttcaAAGGAGGAGAAAAGTCTCAGCAATTCcttgaaaatgaaaatctttTCCAAAAATGTCTCTAAGTGTATCACACCAGATGGCAGGACCATATGTGTAGGGGACATTGTTTGGGCCAAGATATATGGCTTCCCATGGTGGCCAGCCCAAATTCTTACCATAACTGTAAGCCGGAAAGATAACGGCCTTTTAGCCCGACAGGAGGCCCGTATTTCATGGTTTGCATCTCCAACAACATCTTTCCTTGCTCTTTCACAACTCTCCCCCTTTCTAGAAAACTTCCAGTTACGCTTTAATAAGAGGAGAAAGGGTCTGTATCGCAGGGCTATCACAGAGGCAGCTAAGGCTGCTAAGCAGCTGACCCCTGAAGTGCGGTCTTTGTTGACACAGTTTGAAACGTGAACATGGACAGTAAGGTAGGCGAGAACCGCTGGAGCGGCGCAGTTCCCTGGCTAGTTAGAAATCCTTTCCACCAGCTAGCTTGGCCAAACTGGAAAGAAGTTGCACTCAGTTGGCTTTTTATACTTATATAGCCATTTTTAGACTAAGAAGCTGAAAACTGAACATGCTGTCAAATTTTCTCTTAAGGAACTGAGATTTTTTAGCAGTGTTTTCCAGTTTTGAAATCTAAAACCATCCTAAGGCACAGAAGCCATAGCCTCAAATGAAACTGAATTTTTGCAGGGACTGTTAATTGCCATTTTGTACCtattgtatatacacacacatataaactatTGCCTGTCACCATGTGACACAGGCTGCATATGGGGGGTTTAGTAAGGGCTGGTGAGCTGGGGACAGTGGATATTTAATGACTGCTTGTTTAATAATTAGTGAACATGTAGACTTTCTATGCACATAATGGTATAAACATTTGATATTGGGTGTTGGGTGTTGGACAAACTGAGATGCTTGCTATGACAAATTGGGATGCTTGCTGTTTAGTTGTAGACACATTGTCCAGTATTTAGGGTTAAAACTATTAAGACTGAACAGGCTTGAGTCACCACACCACTCTTGTCTAATGGGAACATAACAAACTTCAGACTTTTGGTTGGGAAGTTTAGATAGGTTTTGTTTGGGGTATGTGAGTAGTTGAGTGAACATTTGGTCAGATTTCTCCTGACTGGCTGGTCCTAAATTTTTAGGACAGAGCCTTAGTAATTTACACTTTGTGAATTAATGTCATGTGTAATTGTTGCATTTTGGATGTACCTAATTTGATAATTTTTAAGAAGCATTTCCATTTAAGGTAATCTGTTTGCAGgtcagaaaatgagaaaaatgtaatTGTGTAATGCattgaaatgtaaaaaaaaaaaaaaagctgtaaataaaatcaactaaatccaaattatttgtgtgtgtttctcaaaaAGCTTTGAACAGTTTCAAAATAGTAGAAAATTATTCAGGTGAGAAATCAAATTTAGctttctatttgccctgttaggGAATACTATCTGAGAATAGGTAAAATTCAGATAGCAAGAGGCTCTGTAGTAATGCCATCTGATAGAACTCTAGTTCCCAACAACCTCTTAGgaatgctttttaatttttttcaattttagccTTAATAAGCGATCACATGCTATAAAAACGAGGTAATCATAGTTGGTCTGCTCTATTTGGTCTTCTGCCTCAGCACTGCGTTTGGGGCTAGTGGTCCGACTAAAATGTGCTTTTGAGGGAGTCTCACTCCATCACTCTGGCTGGCCAGGCTGATTGAGCTCAGAGtcatgcctgcctctgtgtctgcctccccagtgttgggaaagTAGTCTGCctgtggaggcaagagaatctcagAAATTAAGTTGCTTccaagcttttttaatttttgttttttaaatttgatataaTTTCAGTTTGGTACTTACTTGAAATAtaaaaaggtgttttttttttttttttttgtggatttctAAAGTAATCCAGTATGAGATATATTAGTTACTATGGAATTAATAAAGATTAATGAAATTTGGAAATTAGCTTCCTTAAGCTTGATACCTGattatttttgggaaaaaaaatagaatattttttggGGAACTTAGTCAATGCTTTTTGATTTTaataaacacacaataaaaaaagatGCATATTCTTTCCTGCAAACAGATACTGTTTAAAATGATCTGATTATGACAGGCTGAAAGTTCACCATATGATGGAGGGCTTATAAGGGAAATATCTTTTTAGGTTTTCTGAATATTTGTTTTAGATTAAAATACTTACTTATTTGGGTATCTTTGAAAAATTGATTTAAGCAAGAGTCACCTAAAAGGTAATTTTAAAGCTTTGTGTAGTGATCTGGGCTGTTTTGTTGTAATAGTGACTTTGAAAGTAGGTGTTGTTAATATAGTTAGATGCTTTGGCAAATGTATCTTTATGGCATAAACCATTTGTGTTATTTCAGAAGCTACAAGGGAAATATAATCTGTGTTTGTGGAGTATGGAAATAACAttcagctaggtgtggtggtgcgttctatcaatcctagcatttgagagatggaggcaagaggatttgaGTGAGTTTGAGATCGcccaggctacataatgagttcctggtcaaaaaaataaatgtacttggcagtgtgtgctggtgcacatctttagtcctaGCAGACTGATcatgtctctgagtttgaggccagcctggtctacagagtgagttctaggcctggTTCTAGTTCTagttccagcctggtctacgtagtgagagacttttttaaaaaaatatttcaatagaGTTTCCCAAGCAAGGTGACCGTCTAGTGGCTAATGCAAGTGGAGATACAAAGTTTTCTCTGAGAAGATAAAGGGCACTTTTTGTATAGTGGTAACCCAAGTGGgcattttttggtttggtttgttttctccCTGCAGAGAGAAAATTGGCTTAGACAAATCTCCAAGGTAAGAAAATTGGCTAAAAGACAAGGATGAGCAAGGGCAGAAACCAAGTGAGCAAGTTGTAAAAATGGTGTctttacagttgtgtagcttggtctgtctgtGAGGCCCCAGCAGTGGGATCAGCACCTGTCCATggctcatgagctggctttttggaacctattccccgaTGCCTCACCCagcaaagggggtggggtggggggagagcttGGTCCTGTTTCAGTGCAATCTGACATGCTTTGTagactcccatgggagacctgcccctttctgagtggagaaggagtggatgtgggggatagatgggagttgggggagggaaagggaagagaggagggaggagaaaaaaattttttttaaatggtgtctttagaaatttaaaaacctcaaagctgtgtttttcttttttagaatttGGGAAACAGGAAGTGTCCTGGTCTTTAGAAGGTCTTTAAATTCAATTTTAGTTTATTCCCACAGAACAAGAGACCTGTAGGAAAGTCTTGTGAAGGAGTTGGGGAGACTAGGATTCACTGGTCTGAAATCTATGACTTGATTTGTccctaaatgttttgttttgtttcatgtatcccaggctggccttcagctcactacctcctgcctcactctcatGCTGGGATTCTGGTGTtcaccactacacccagtttatgtgatgatggggattgaacccaggctttTTTTTGTACTAGCCAGGCATTCTGCTAACAGCTTCATCATCTCCAGTCTCCTAAGTAGTtttgacagatttttctttttcttaaagtttgGAGCAGGATCTTActacataacccaggctggccttgggctcTTCTGTTTTGgtattataggtatgcaccaacACATGTGGCTGGGAACAAAATGTTAGTGATGGTGATTGTAGCTTAGTACTAAGTGGAACAAACAGGAACTTTGCTCTGAAGACATTGTAGGTAGGCAACATGGGACTGATACTAAAATCAGCTTAGATGAATGTCTTAATAGGTCTGAGTTTTACTCCATTAAGAGAGGCTGTGCCCTTCTAAAGTTGGTTATTGAAGGAAACATATTCAGACATTGCAAAGGACCAGTTTTCCTCTATACGGAATAACTGAGCAGAAATCAGAAATTTACAGTATACATTTAAAGTTAGATTTTCTCATCTAATTTGTGAATGTTCTATGGTTTGTGCTGAATTGGTGGTACACTGACATGTCTAGAAAAGTTAGTAGTGAAGGTTTTAGTTCAAGGATTTATGGTAAGTGATCCTTTCCAATAAGGAATTGGCCAGAGACAGTgaaggtcattttctttctttccttttttaaaattttttgtttcctgttttttttgagatagactttctctgtgtaaccaccctggctgtcctggaactcactttgtagaccaggttggccttaaactcacagagatctgcttgcctctgcttctcagtgccaggactaaaagcatgcaccaccaccacctgactgtgCAGGTTGTTTTCTAAGGAGGAACGAATCAGTTTTTGCTTTGGGGCTGTGCTAATACAGCTGTTGACACTAATGTAAATATCCGGAATTGAGAGCTACTGTTGGGCTGGTACCTTTCCATTTCCTGCCAGGCCGCAGTAAGTGGCCAAGCTGCCTTTACTATTTCCACCTGGTTCGGACTTGAAAGGCTCTTACTGTGCTTCTACAGGTTATGTACGATTACTGTATTCAGGCTTTCATTCAGCCACAATTGCATTAATTAAAAAGTCACAGGGATAAATTATAGTTTTAGCAGAGTATTTGGGTATTTTTTCCATGAT from the Peromyscus eremicus chromosome 8a, PerEre_H2_v1, whole genome shotgun sequence genome contains:
- the Pwwp2a gene encoding PWWP domain-containing protein 2A isoform X1 encodes the protein MAAVAAEAAATAASPGDGGAGEAEPELEPIPGSEAGTPLPVTATEAAVPDGEADGRQSAPQADEQPLPPPPPPPPPGELAGSPEAEAKPPEPAAAPAPPPEQPPAAPEPSEDVPRPPLAPALVPPAGGDSAVSQLIPGSEVRVTLDHIIEDALVVSFRLGEKLFSGVLMDLSKRFGPHGIPVTVFPKREYKDKPDAMQLQSNTFQEGIEVKREVNGAVPEDLSPVPPPERLWTSKPPPLFHEGAPYPPPLFIRDTYNQSIPQPPPRKIKRPKRKMYREEPTSIMNAIKLRPRQVLCDKCKNSVVAEKKEIRKGSSDSSRYEDKKRRNDSVATVNKKLKTDHKVDGKNQNESQRRNAVVRVSNIAHSRGRVVKVSAQANTSKAQLSTKKVLQSKNMDHAKAREVLKIAKEKAQKKQSETSTSKNTHSKVHFTRRYQNPSSGSLPPRVRLKPQRYRNEENDSSLKTGLEKIRSGKLAPKPQSRCTSTRSAGEAPSENQSPSEGPEEAASEVQDTSEVYVPGEQEDLQTVGQKGSKSNLSVYLTLNQEKSDSCSASVCSIDSMDDVKSSNSECSSSESFVFPPGSMRAPSTSSSSKEEKSLSNSLKMKIFSKNVSKCITPDGRTICVGDIVWAKIYGFPWWPAQILTITVSRKDNGLLARQEARISWFASPTTSFLALSQLSPFLENFQLRFNKRRKGLYRRAITEAAKAAKQLTPEVRSLLTQFET